From a single Bacillus pseudomycoides DSM 12442 genomic region:
- the spoIIIAF gene encoding stage III sporulation protein AF: MQFVTEWIRNIIVFLLLATMLHLILPNSNLQKYVKFVVSLLLVVLILTPLFKLLQMDVNEVIANFNQEKYVADGSIKNSIDTKKKEIQALTRAYSLEEMAVKMKKEVGKEFEKKYGVTVSEIKIIAAETKEEVKAAKDIQSVIVTLKEAEVKKNDAIETVKPVEINTRAPRKTSEETNVEMKQFFSSRWQLEDKQIQVQMEGGTGRVNGQ; the protein is encoded by the coding sequence ATGCAATTTGTTACAGAGTGGATTAGAAATATTATCGTCTTTTTGCTCTTAGCGACGATGCTGCATCTTATCCTTCCTAATTCAAATTTACAAAAGTATGTCAAATTTGTTGTGAGCTTATTGTTAGTCGTTTTAATCTTAACGCCGCTATTTAAGTTATTACAAATGGATGTAAATGAAGTGATTGCGAATTTTAATCAAGAAAAATACGTAGCGGACGGATCGATAAAAAATTCAATTGATACAAAGAAAAAAGAAATACAAGCCCTAACACGTGCATATAGTTTAGAAGAGATGGCTGTCAAAATGAAAAAAGAAGTTGGAAAAGAATTTGAGAAAAAGTATGGCGTGACAGTGTCTGAAATAAAAATAATTGCAGCAGAAACTAAGGAAGAAGTAAAAGCGGCAAAAGATATTCAATCTGTTATTGTGACGCTAAAAGAAGCTGAAGTGAAGAAAAACGATGCAATTGAAACAGTAAAGCCAGTTGAAATTAATACGAGAGCGCCTCGGAAAACTTCGGAAGAAACAAATGTAGAAATGAAACAGTTCTTTTCAAGCAGGTGGCAGCTAGAGGATAAACAAATCCAAGTTCAAATGGAAGGGGGGACAGGTAGAGTAAATGGACAATAA
- the spoIIIAG gene encoding stage III sporulation protein AG, with amino-acid sequence MDNKDKNSKFSFFRNLLKGDEKDDREKGKKVTPKFLLVLLILGMLLMFFSNFFQPKKEEVPVFKEKTSQDSEKDVPTFGQKKSENMSAIEKYEKAYEQELKAALEDITGVKDVSIEVNLDSSEEKILEKNIVKRSQTTGETDKTGGKRQVEDESTDEKTVIIREGDKETPIVLRTEKPKVRGVLVVAKGVDNIQIKAMVKEAVTRMLDVPSHRVAVLPKKG; translated from the coding sequence ATGGACAATAAAGATAAAAACTCGAAATTCTCATTTTTTCGCAACTTATTGAAAGGGGACGAAAAAGATGATAGGGAGAAAGGAAAAAAAGTAACACCTAAGTTTTTGCTTGTCCTACTCATACTTGGAATGTTGCTTATGTTTTTTAGTAATTTCTTTCAACCGAAAAAAGAAGAAGTGCCTGTGTTTAAAGAAAAGACAAGTCAAGATTCAGAAAAAGATGTGCCGACTTTTGGACAAAAAAAGAGCGAGAACATGTCAGCTATAGAAAAATACGAAAAAGCATATGAACAAGAATTGAAAGCAGCATTAGAAGATATAACAGGGGTTAAAGATGTGTCTATTGAAGTGAATTTGGACTCATCAGAAGAAAAAATACTTGAAAAAAATATTGTGAAACGATCGCAAACAACAGGTGAAACAGATAAAACTGGAGGAAAAAGACAAGTTGAAGATGAATCAACTGATGAAAAAACGGTGATTATACGCGAAGGTGATAAAGAAACTCCGATTGTATTGCGAACAGAGAAACCAAAAGTGAGAGGTGTCCTTGTCGTAGCAAAAGGGGTGGATAATATACAAATAAAAGCAATGGTAAAGGAAGCGGTGACACGTATGCTTGATGTACCATCACACCGCGTAGCAGTACTACCAAAAAAGGGTTAG
- a CDS encoding SpoIIIAH-like family protein: protein MLKKQTVWLLTMLSLVVVLSVYYVTTPDKMNTATPTASEKVGQEKQGVEKEVTKETTKETSNKEATPKETTKETSGKETEKKDDSKKETSKKEGNVTVQSSDENFTALRLKMEDQRSAEKEKLQDVMKSTKSSAEEISKAKDELNAIDQMETKEGLLETVIKSQGGYKDALVRADGTDIKVTVKATKHSQKEANKIIQLVRAEAGSKDVGVKFDPVK from the coding sequence GTGTTGAAAAAACAAACAGTTTGGTTACTAACAATGCTAAGTTTAGTTGTTGTGTTATCTGTCTATTATGTAACAACGCCTGACAAAATGAATACTGCAACACCAACAGCGAGTGAAAAGGTTGGACAAGAAAAGCAAGGTGTTGAAAAAGAAGTGACAAAAGAAACGACAAAAGAAACATCTAATAAAGAAGCTACTCCAAAAGAAACAACGAAAGAAACATCGGGCAAAGAAACAGAGAAAAAAGATGATAGTAAAAAAGAGACAAGCAAAAAAGAAGGCAATGTAACAGTTCAATCAAGTGATGAAAACTTTACAGCACTTCGTTTGAAAATGGAAGATCAACGCAGTGCAGAGAAAGAAAAATTACAAGATGTTATGAAATCAACGAAATCTTCCGCTGAAGAAATAAGTAAAGCGAAAGATGAATTAAATGCAATCGATCAGATGGAAACAAAGGAAGGGTTGCTTGAAACAGTTATTAAATCACAAGGTGGCTATAAAGATGCGCTTGTAAGAGCTGATGGAACTGATATTAAAGTAACAGTAAAAGCTACGAAGCATTCTCAAAAAGAAGCAAATAAAATTATCCAACTTGTTCGTGCTGAGGCAGGATCCAAGGATGTAGGCGTCAAGTTTGATCCAGTAAAATAA
- the accB gene encoding acetyl-CoA carboxylase biotin carboxyl carrier protein, whose amino-acid sequence MFKIQEVRELIKLIDSSNIDEFEYKKDGTTIKMKKRGNEVVSVQTTPVVKQALQTQAVEMETAVAAAQVEVPKQEEKKAVQDENLHTITSPMVGTFYASSSPDTPAYVSVGDRVSEGTVVCIVEAMKLFNEIEAEVNGEIVEILVNNGQLVEYGQPLFLVKA is encoded by the coding sequence ATGTTTAAAATTCAAGAAGTTCGTGAATTAATTAAGTTAATTGATAGCTCTAACATTGATGAATTTGAATACAAAAAAGATGGCACGACAATTAAAATGAAAAAGCGTGGGAATGAAGTTGTGTCTGTACAGACAACGCCAGTAGTGAAACAAGCATTACAAACGCAAGCGGTAGAAATGGAAACAGCCGTAGCAGCGGCGCAGGTAGAAGTACCGAAGCAGGAAGAGAAGAAAGCTGTTCAAGATGAGAATTTACATACAATCACATCACCGATGGTTGGAACATTCTATGCATCTTCTTCACCAGATACGCCTGCATATGTAAGTGTCGGGGATCGCGTTTCAGAAGGTACAGTCGTTTGCATCGTTGAAGCGATGAAGCTCTTTAATGAAATTGAAGCAGAAGTAAATGGAGAGATTGTTGAAATTCTTGTGAACAACGGACAACTTGTTGAGTATGGACAACCGCTATTTCTTGTAAAAGCGTAA
- the accC gene encoding acetyl-CoA carboxylase biotin carboxylase subunit, with the protein MIKKVLIANRGEIAVRIIRACKEMNIETVAIYSEADKESLHVQIADEAYCVGPTMSKESYLNLTNIISVAKLTGCDAIHPGYGFLAENADFAELCRECNLIFIGPSPEAISKMGTKDVARDTMKEAGVPIVPGSQGIIKNTEEAMELANQIGYPVIIKATAGGGGKGIRVARHEEELIKGIQITQQEASTAFGNPGVYLEKYVEDFRHVEIQIMADAHGNAIHLGERDCTIQRRLQKLLEESPSPALDANIREKMGEAAVKAAVAVDYTGAGTVEFIYEYKTKSFYFMEMNTRIQVEHPVTEMVTGMDLIKEQIRVASGEKLSLQQEEVQFKGWAIECRINAENPAKNFMPSPGKVEMYLPPGGFGIRVDSAVYPGYSIPPFYDSMIAKLIVHGKTREEAIAKMKRALSEFVIEGVHTTIPFHLQLLDHPDFIKGEFNTKFLEEHELVTQ; encoded by the coding sequence ATGATAAAAAAAGTATTGATAGCCAATCGTGGGGAAATTGCTGTGCGAATTATTCGTGCTTGCAAAGAGATGAATATTGAAACAGTAGCTATTTATTCAGAAGCGGATAAAGAATCACTTCATGTGCAAATCGCAGATGAAGCGTATTGCGTTGGGCCAACAATGTCGAAAGAAAGCTATTTAAATTTGACGAATATTATAAGCGTTGCAAAATTAACAGGTTGTGATGCAATTCACCCTGGTTATGGATTTTTAGCCGAAAATGCTGATTTTGCAGAACTATGTCGTGAATGTAACTTGATTTTTATCGGACCTAGCCCAGAAGCAATTTCAAAAATGGGTACAAAAGACGTTGCGCGTGATACAATGAAAGAAGCAGGGGTTCCGATTGTACCAGGTTCACAAGGGATTATAAAAAACACAGAAGAAGCAATGGAACTTGCAAATCAAATTGGATATCCCGTTATTATTAAAGCAACTGCAGGTGGCGGCGGAAAAGGTATTCGTGTTGCACGTCATGAAGAGGAGCTTATAAAGGGAATTCAAATTACACAGCAAGAAGCTAGTACCGCTTTTGGAAACCCTGGTGTATACTTAGAAAAGTACGTTGAAGATTTCCGCCATGTTGAGATTCAGATAATGGCAGATGCACATGGCAATGCGATTCATTTAGGAGAGCGTGATTGTACAATTCAGCGCCGTTTGCAAAAACTATTAGAAGAAAGTCCTTCTCCTGCTCTTGATGCAAATATTCGTGAGAAAATGGGTGAAGCGGCAGTAAAAGCAGCGGTAGCGGTTGATTATACAGGTGCTGGTACGGTTGAGTTTATTTATGAATATAAAACGAAAAGCTTTTACTTTATGGAAATGAACACGCGAATTCAAGTAGAACACCCGGTTACAGAGATGGTAACAGGGATGGACTTAATTAAAGAGCAAATTCGTGTTGCTTCAGGAGAAAAGCTATCGCTACAGCAAGAAGAAGTACAATTTAAAGGTTGGGCAATCGAATGTCGAATTAATGCGGAAAACCCTGCCAAAAACTTTATGCCATCTCCAGGGAAAGTGGAAATGTACTTACCACCAGGAGGATTTGGTATTCGCGTCGATTCAGCTGTTTATCCTGGTTATTCAATTCCACCTTTTTATGATTCGATGATTGCGAAATTAATTGTTCACGGAAAAACACGTGAAGAAGCAATTGCAAAAATGAAGCGAGCACTTAGTGAATTTGTCATTGAAGGCGTACATACGACAATCCCGTTCCATTTACAATTGCTAGATCATCCTGATTTTATAAAAGGGGAATTTAATACTAAATTTTTGGAAGAGCATGAACTTGTGACGCAGTGA
- a CDS encoding Asp23/Gls24 family envelope stress response protein: MAEHMLDMGQDTTLGKVEIAPEVIEVIAGIATAEVDGVAAMRGNFATDVVEKLGKKNHGKGVKVELVNDDIIVDVYVVMYFGVAIPVVAQKIQDNIRQALFTMTGLEPKEVNIHIVGVTFETQKTEIEPV; this comes from the coding sequence ATGGCTGAACATATGTTAGATATGGGTCAAGATACAACCCTTGGAAAAGTAGAAATTGCACCAGAAGTAATTGAGGTAATTGCAGGTATCGCAACTGCTGAAGTAGATGGCGTAGCGGCAATGCGCGGCAACTTTGCTACAGATGTTGTTGAGAAGTTAGGAAAGAAAAATCACGGTAAAGGCGTGAAGGTTGAATTAGTAAACGACGATATTATCGTTGACGTTTATGTTGTCATGTATTTTGGTGTAGCAATACCAGTTGTTGCACAAAAAATTCAAGATAATATTCGCCAAGCACTCTTTACAATGACGGGTCTTGAGCCGAAAGAAGTAAATATTCACATCGTTGGCGTAACATTCGAAACGCAAAAAACAGAAATCGAGCCAGTATAA
- the nusB gene encoding N utilization substance protein NusB has protein sequence MKRRTARERAMQALYQMDITGELEPKVAVENTLEEGEETNEFLESLVVGCVEHKEAIDEAIRQNLKKWKLERISIVDRSILRLAVYEMKYMEEIPHNVTINEAIEIAKTFGDEESRRFINGVLSNIKDTL, from the coding sequence ATGAAACGTAGGACGGCTAGAGAAAGAGCCATGCAAGCATTATACCAAATGGATATTACTGGAGAATTAGAGCCGAAAGTAGCGGTGGAAAATACGCTAGAAGAAGGCGAAGAAACAAATGAGTTTTTAGAATCACTTGTTGTTGGTTGTGTAGAACATAAAGAAGCAATTGATGAAGCAATTCGTCAAAATTTAAAGAAGTGGAAATTAGAACGTATTAGTATTGTAGATCGCAGTATTTTACGTCTAGCTGTGTATGAAATGAAGTACATGGAAGAAATTCCACACAATGTAACAATTAACGAAGCAATTGAAATTGCAAAAACATTTGGGGATGAGGAATCTCGTCGTTTTATAAACGGCGTTTTATCTAATATAAAAGACACACTGTAA
- the folD gene encoding bifunctional methylenetetrahydrofolate dehydrogenase/methenyltetrahydrofolate cyclohydrolase FolD, with amino-acid sequence MVAVIIKGNEVAEKKRAQLKEEVVKLKEQGIVPGLAVILVGEDPASRSYVKGKEKGCEQVGIYSELIEFPDTITEERLLAEIDRLNEDDRINGILVQLPLPKHIEEKAIIERISPEKDVDGFHPISVGRMMTGQDTFLPCTPHGIVELVKETNLDISGKHVVVIGRSNIVGKPVGQLFLNENATVTYCHSKTKNIKELSKLADILIVAVGRPKMVTADYIKEGAVVIDVGVNRLETGKLCGDVDFENVLDIAGYITPVPKGVGPMTITMLLHNTVESAKRAGVVCK; translated from the coding sequence ATGGTAGCAGTAATCATCAAAGGAAATGAAGTTGCGGAGAAAAAACGAGCACAATTGAAAGAAGAAGTTGTGAAGTTGAAAGAGCAAGGGATTGTACCAGGATTAGCCGTTATTTTAGTTGGAGAAGACCCAGCATCTCGTTCTTATGTAAAAGGAAAAGAAAAGGGCTGTGAACAAGTTGGAATTTATTCAGAGTTAATTGAGTTTCCAGATACAATTACAGAAGAACGTTTGTTAGCTGAAATTGATCGCTTAAATGAAGATGACCGTATTAATGGTATATTAGTACAATTGCCTTTACCGAAACATATTGAAGAGAAAGCTATCATTGAAAGAATTTCACCTGAAAAGGATGTAGATGGGTTCCATCCAATCAGCGTTGGCCGTATGATGACAGGTCAAGATACATTTCTTCCATGTACACCACATGGCATTGTAGAATTAGTAAAAGAAACAAATCTTGATATTTCAGGAAAACACGTTGTTGTAATCGGAAGAAGTAATATCGTTGGAAAACCAGTGGGACAGCTGTTTTTAAATGAAAATGCGACTGTAACATATTGCCATTCCAAAACGAAAAATATAAAAGAATTATCAAAGTTAGCTGATATTTTAATTGTAGCTGTTGGAAGACCAAAAATGGTAACAGCTGACTATATAAAAGAAGGTGCAGTTGTAATTGATGTTGGTGTCAACCGTTTAGAGACAGGTAAGCTGTGCGGTGATGTTGACTTTGAAAATGTACTTGATATTGCGGGTTACATTACACCAGTACCAAAAGGTGTCGGCCCAATGACAATTACAATGCTCCTTCATAATACAGTAGAATCTGCAAAACGCGCAGGAGTTGTTTGTAAATAA
- the xseA gene encoding exodeoxyribonuclease VII large subunit produces the protein MEKQYLTVTALTRYIKTKIEYDPHLQSVWLKGEISNFKCHSRGHMYFTLKDENARIAAVMFAGHNRNIKFRPEDGMKVLVKGKISVYEASGSYQIYVHDMQPDGIGNLHLAYEQLKVRLEEEGLFSQVYKQPIPAYAKTIGVITSPTGAAIRDIITTIKRRYPIGNVIVFPVLVQGESAAPSIVQAIQTANEMKDIDALIVGRGGGSIEELWAFNEEMVARAIFASEIPIISAVGHETDFTIADFVADLRAPTPTAAAELAAPNIIELQEKVLQRTLRLQRAMREMLHKKQEQLQTLQKSYAFRYPKQVYEQKEEQLDRTLEQLILVKERYVEKKVNQLKQLSFYLEKHHPSQKIVQTKTRVETLQKQLQREMQTLLQTKEFAFMRAAQKLEALSPLKVMMRGYGLVYSEKKQVLKSVKDVGLGDVVSVQLQDGVLDCSVSGIEERELNNGK, from the coding sequence ATGGAAAAGCAATATTTAACCGTTACAGCATTAACACGCTATATAAAAACAAAAATAGAGTATGACCCGCATTTGCAGTCTGTTTGGTTAAAAGGAGAAATTTCAAACTTTAAATGTCATAGCCGTGGCCATATGTATTTTACATTAAAGGATGAAAATGCAAGAATAGCAGCGGTTATGTTTGCGGGTCATAATCGCAATATAAAATTCAGACCAGAAGATGGAATGAAAGTACTTGTAAAAGGAAAAATCTCTGTCTATGAAGCAAGTGGTTCATACCAAATTTATGTTCATGATATGCAGCCTGATGGAATTGGTAATCTTCATTTAGCTTATGAGCAATTAAAGGTTCGATTAGAGGAAGAAGGGCTGTTTTCTCAAGTTTATAAACAGCCAATCCCTGCCTATGCGAAAACAATTGGTGTCATTACATCTCCAACAGGAGCTGCGATTCGGGATATTATAACGACGATTAAACGTCGTTATCCAATTGGGAATGTGATTGTATTTCCGGTACTTGTACAAGGGGAGTCTGCGGCTCCCTCAATTGTACAAGCGATTCAAACAGCGAATGAGATGAAGGATATAGATGCTTTAATTGTCGGTCGTGGGGGCGGTTCCATTGAAGAACTATGGGCCTTTAATGAAGAAATGGTTGCACGTGCGATTTTTGCAAGTGAAATTCCAATCATCTCGGCAGTTGGACATGAAACAGACTTTACAATTGCTGATTTTGTAGCAGATTTACGTGCACCAACTCCAACGGCAGCAGCAGAACTTGCAGCACCAAATATAATTGAATTACAAGAGAAAGTGTTACAACGAACCCTTCGCCTGCAAAGGGCAATGCGAGAGATGTTACATAAAAAGCAAGAACAACTGCAAACACTTCAAAAATCGTATGCGTTTCGTTATCCAAAGCAAGTGTATGAGCAAAAAGAAGAACAGTTAGATCGTACTCTTGAACAGCTTATTTTGGTGAAAGAACGCTATGTAGAGAAAAAGGTAAATCAGTTAAAACAGCTCTCATTTTATTTGGAGAAGCATCATCCCTCTCAAAAGATTGTACAAACAAAAACAAGGGTAGAAACGTTGCAAAAGCAATTGCAACGTGAAATGCAAACATTACTGCAAACGAAAGAGTTTGCGTTTATGAGGGCGGCTCAAAAATTAGAGGCACTAAGTCCACTTAAAGTAATGATGAGAGGATATGGGCTCGTATATAGTGAAAAAAAGCAAGTGTTAAAAAGTGTGAAAGATGTCGGCCTTGGTGATGTTGTTTCAGTACAATTACAAGATGGAGTGTTAGATTGTAGCGTATCGGGCATAGAGGAGCGTGAATTGAACAATGGAAAATAA
- the xseB gene encoding exodeoxyribonuclease VII small subunit, which yields MENKLSFEEAISQLEHLVSKLEQGDVPLEEAISYFKEGMELSKLCDEKLKDVQEQMAVILGEDGELKPFTAVGDEA from the coding sequence ATGGAAAATAAATTAAGCTTTGAAGAAGCAATTTCTCAGCTTGAACATCTTGTTTCTAAGCTCGAACAAGGCGATGTTCCTTTAGAAGAGGCGATTTCATATTTTAAAGAAGGTATGGAGTTGTCTAAGCTATGTGATGAGAAATTGAAAGATGTACAAGAACAAATGGCAGTTATCCTTGGAGAAGATGGAGAACTTAAACCATTTACTGCTGTAGGAGATGAAGCATAG
- a CDS encoding polyprenyl synthetase family protein, translating to MAYVAFDAFVKESKTFVEEQLVRYANQLQCPNVLREAMTYSLEAGGKRLRPLLLFATLQAFEKERELGIGAACALEMIHTYSLIHDDLPCMDDDDLRRGKPTNHKVFGEAMAVLAGDGLLTHAFQVVTAYHHQDISTETKLRLALELAKAAGPEGMVAGQVADMEAEGKRLELSELEYIHKHKTGRLLEYAVLAGAVLAGATPEQEKKLLAFAKYIGLAFQIRDDILDVEGTEEEIGKPIGSDASNEKSTYTTLFTIDEAKCILEETIVKAKDAIASLQLQDEYLLSICDLIAKRNN from the coding sequence GTGGCATATGTAGCTTTTGATGCTTTTGTGAAAGAGAGTAAAACTTTCGTCGAGGAGCAGCTTGTACGCTATGCAAATCAATTACAATGTCCAAATGTACTTCGCGAAGCGATGACATACTCATTGGAAGCAGGCGGAAAGCGTCTCCGTCCGTTACTTTTATTTGCAACGTTGCAAGCGTTTGAAAAGGAAAGAGAACTGGGTATAGGAGCAGCTTGTGCTCTTGAAATGATTCATACCTATTCGTTAATTCATGATGATTTACCATGTATGGATGACGATGATTTAAGACGGGGAAAACCAACAAACCATAAAGTGTTTGGTGAAGCGATGGCCGTTTTAGCGGGAGATGGCTTGTTAACACATGCTTTCCAAGTAGTGACAGCGTATCATCATCAAGACATTTCTACAGAAACAAAGCTAAGACTTGCGCTTGAACTTGCAAAAGCAGCTGGACCAGAAGGAATGGTTGCTGGACAGGTAGCGGATATGGAAGCGGAAGGAAAGCGGCTTGAGCTTAGTGAATTAGAATATATTCATAAGCATAAAACAGGGCGGTTATTAGAATATGCCGTGCTTGCAGGAGCGGTACTTGCAGGAGCAACACCAGAACAAGAGAAGAAACTACTTGCATTTGCAAAATATATTGGTCTGGCTTTCCAGATTCGAGATGATATTTTAGATGTAGAAGGTACGGAAGAAGAAATTGGAAAACCGATTGGTAGTGATGCTTCCAATGAAAAAAGTACATATACGACGTTATTTACTATAGATGAGGCAAAATGTATCTTAGAAGAAACAATTGTTAAAGCGAAAGATGCGATAGCATCTTTACAATTACAAGATGAGTATTTATTATCTATTTGTGATTTGATCGCAAAGCGTAATAACTAA
- the dxs gene encoding 1-deoxy-D-xylulose-5-phosphate synthase: MDLTQIQNPSFLKDMSISELEALSEDIRKFLIEELSQTGGHIAPNLGVVELTIALHKLFDSPKDKFLWDVGHQSYVHKILTGRAKEFGTLRQYKGLCGFPKRCESEHDVWETGHSSTSLSAAMGMALARDLKKTKECIIPIIGDGALTGGMALEALNHIGHEKTDMIVILNDNEMSIAPNVGALHNVLGRLRTAGKYQWVKDELEYLLKKIPAVGGKVAATAEKVKDSLKYLLVSGVFFEELGFTYLGPVDGHSYENLFETLQYAKKTKGPVLVHVITKKGKGYKPAESDVIGTWHGTGPYKIESGDFVKPKEVAPAWSAVVSETVRKLARTDERIVAITPAMPVGSKLEKFHQEFPDRMIDVGIAEQHATTMAAGMATQGMKPFLAIYSTFLQRAYDQVVHDICRQNLNVFIGIDRAGLVGADGETHQGVFDIAFLRHLPNMVLMMPKDENEGQHLVYTAMQYEDGPIALRYARGNGLGVKMDEELKAIPIGTWETLKEGTQAAILTFGTTIPMALEAAERLEKAGVSVKVVNARFIKPMDESYLHELLGKNMPILTIEEACLIGGFGTGVVEFATEHGYHSALIERMGIPDHFIEHGSVTKLLEEIGLTTDAVVDRIHTMIPSKQKRA; this comes from the coding sequence GTGGATCTAACGCAAATTCAAAACCCTAGTTTTTTGAAAGATATGTCTATCAGCGAACTAGAGGCATTGAGTGAGGATATTCGGAAGTTTTTAATTGAAGAGCTCTCTCAAACAGGTGGACATATTGCTCCTAACTTAGGTGTAGTAGAACTCACAATTGCTCTGCATAAATTATTTGACAGTCCAAAAGATAAATTTTTATGGGATGTAGGACATCAATCCTATGTGCATAAGATTTTAACAGGGCGTGCAAAAGAGTTTGGCACATTAAGACAATATAAAGGTCTATGTGGTTTCCCAAAACGTTGCGAGAGTGAGCATGATGTATGGGAAACAGGTCATAGTTCGACTTCATTATCTGCTGCAATGGGAATGGCTTTAGCACGTGATTTAAAGAAAACGAAAGAGTGTATTATACCAATTATTGGGGATGGTGCTTTGACTGGTGGAATGGCTTTAGAAGCATTAAACCATATCGGGCATGAAAAAACAGATATGATTGTTATCTTAAATGATAATGAAATGTCAATTGCTCCGAATGTTGGAGCTCTTCATAACGTTCTTGGTCGCCTGCGTACGGCTGGAAAATATCAATGGGTGAAGGATGAACTAGAGTATTTACTCAAGAAAATTCCAGCAGTTGGTGGGAAAGTTGCAGCAACCGCAGAAAAAGTAAAAGATAGTTTAAAATATTTACTTGTATCAGGTGTCTTCTTTGAAGAGTTAGGGTTTACATATTTAGGTCCTGTTGATGGGCATAGTTATGAAAACTTATTTGAAACGCTTCAATATGCAAAGAAAACAAAAGGCCCGGTACTTGTTCATGTGATTACGAAAAAAGGAAAAGGCTATAAACCAGCAGAGAGCGATGTGATTGGAACTTGGCATGGAACAGGACCATATAAAATCGAATCTGGTGATTTTGTAAAGCCAAAAGAAGTTGCACCGGCGTGGAGTGCGGTTGTAAGTGAGACAGTTCGTAAGCTTGCAAGAACTGATGAGCGTATCGTTGCGATTACACCAGCAATGCCAGTTGGTTCTAAGCTTGAAAAGTTTCATCAAGAATTTCCAGATCGTATGATTGATGTGGGAATTGCTGAGCAACATGCCACAACGATGGCAGCTGGGATGGCAACGCAGGGAATGAAGCCGTTCTTAGCGATTTATTCAACATTCTTACAACGTGCATATGACCAAGTTGTTCATGATATATGCCGTCAAAATTTAAATGTCTTCATTGGAATTGACCGTGCTGGATTGGTTGGAGCAGATGGTGAAACGCATCAAGGTGTATTTGATATCGCGTTTTTACGCCACTTGCCAAATATGGTGCTCATGATGCCGAAAGATGAAAATGAAGGGCAGCATTTAGTATATACGGCAATGCAATATGAAGATGGTCCAATTGCTCTGCGTTATGCGCGCGGAAATGGACTTGGAGTTAAAATGGATGAAGAACTCAAAGCTATTCCAATTGGTACATGGGAAACCTTAAAAGAAGGTACGCAAGCAGCAATCTTGACATTTGGTACAACGATTCCGATGGCGCTGGAAGCGGCGGAGCGTCTCGAAAAAGCTGGAGTTTCAGTGAAAGTCGTGAATGCTCGTTTTATTAAGCCGATGGATGAATCATATTTACATGAACTCCTAGGTAAGAATATGCCGATTTTAACAATTGAAGAAGCTTGTTTAATCGGTGGATTTGGTACAGGTGTAGTAGAATTTGCTACTGAGCATGGGTATCATAGTGCTTTAATCGAACGAATGGGAATTCCAGATCATTTCATTGAACACGGTAGTGTTACAAAGTTGTTAGAAGAAATTGGTTTAACGACAGATGCTGTTGTGGACCGCATTCATACAATGATTCCATCAAAACAAAAAAGGGCGTAA